Proteins encoded by one window of Sander vitreus isolate 19-12246 unplaced genomic scaffold, sanVit1 ctg392_0, whole genome shotgun sequence:
- the klhl18 gene encoding kelch-like protein 18 isoform X1 produces the protein MGDVLCEELEDLVHFSVPDLPARGYVVMEEIRRQGKLCDVTLKVGDHKFSAHRIVLAASIPYFHAMFTNDMVECKQDEILMQGMDPSALEALINFAYSGHVAIDQQNVQSLLIGSSFLQLQNVKDACCSFLQERLHPKNCLGVRQFAETMMCTTLYDSASSFLHQHFLDVCMSEEFLSLRTDELLELVGCDELNIKAEEQVFEAVLAWVHHDRDVRESLLPELLSKIRLPLCRPQFLSDRVQTDELVRCCHKCRDLVDEAKDFHLMPERRPHLPAFKTRQRCCTTITGLIYAVGGLNSSGDSLNVVEVFDPIGNFWERCQPMRTARSRVGVAVVNGLLYAIGGYDGQSRLSTVEVYNPETDSWARVSSMNSQRSAMGTVVIDGHIYVCGGYDGKSSLNSVESYSPETDRWTVVTEMSASRSAAGVTVFDGRIFVSGGHDGLQIFNTVESYNHHTNRWHPAAAMMNKRCRHGAAALGSSMYVVGGYDGSGFLSGAEVFVSAAGQWSELPAMNTRRSRVSLVATAGRLYAVGGYDGQSNLSSVETYTPETERWSFMTPMLCHEGGVGVGCIPLQPA, from the exons ATGGGAGACGTTCTCTGCGAAGAGCTCGAGGATCTGGTCCACTTCTCGGTGCCCGACCTACCGGCGCGAGGCTACGTCGTGATGGAGGAGATCCGCCGGCAGGGGAAGCTCTGCGACGTCACGCTCAAG GTCGGGGATCATAAGTTCAGCGCCCACCGGATCGTGCTGGCGGCCTCCATCCCGTACTTCCACGCCATGTTCACCAACGACATGGTGGAGTGTAAACAGGACGAGATCCTGATGCAGGGCATGGACCCCAG CGCTCTGGAGGCTCTCATCAACTTTGCGTACAGCGGCCATGTTGCGATCGACCAGCAGAACGTGCAGTCTCTTCTGATTGGCTCGAGCTTTCTGCAGCTGCAGAACGTCAAAGATGCCTGCTGCTCCTTCCTGCAGGAGAG GTTACATCCAAAGAACTGTCTGGGCGTGCGTCAGTTTGCAGAGACGATGATGTGTACAACTCTGTATGACTCAGCCAGCAGCTTCCTGCATCAGCACTTCCTGgatgtctgtatgtctgaagAGTTTCTGTCTCTGAGGACGGACGAGCTGCTGGAGCTGGTCGGCTGTGACGAACTCAACATTAAAGCAGAGGAACAG GTGTTTGAGGCCGTGCTGGCCTGGGTTCATCATGACCGAGACGTGAGGGAGTCGCTGCTGCCGGAGCTGCTGTCAAAGATCAGACTTCCTCTGTGTCGCCCTCAGTTCCTGTCGGACCGAGTCCAGACCGACGAACTCGTACGCTGCTGCCATAAATGCAG aGATCTGGTGGACGAAGCCAAAGATTTCCACCTGATGCCGGAGCGTCGTCCTCACCTGCCGGCCTTCAAAACCAGACAGAGATGCTGCACAACCATCACGGGACTCATCTACGCTGTGGGGGGACTCAACAGCTCAG GTGACTCTTTAAACGTGGTAGAAGTGTTTGATCCGATCGGGAACTTCTGGGAGCGCTGTCAGCCAATGAGGACGGCTCGCAGCAGAGTGGGCGTGGCTGTGGTCAACGGGCTGCTGTACGCCATCGGAGGATACGACGGCCAATCACGACTCAGCACGGTGGAGGTTTACAACCCGGAGACGGACAGCTGGGCGCGCGTATCCAGCATGAACAGCCAGCGCAG TGCCATGGGAACGGTTGTGATTGACGGACACATCTACGTTTGCGGTGGCTACGACGGGAAATCCTCTCTGAACTCTGTGGAGAGTTACTCCCCAGAGACGGACCG GTGGACGGTGGTGACGGAGATGAGTGCCAGTCGCAGCGCTGCTGGTGTGACTGTGTTTGATGGACGCATCTTTGTCTCTGGCGGCCATGACGGTTTACAGATCTTCAACACG GTGGAGTCCTACAACCACCACACTAACCGCTGGCACCCGGCGGCGGCCATGATGAACAAGCGCTGCAGGCACGGCGCGGCGGCGCTGGGCAGCAGCATGTACGTGGTGGGGGGGTACGACGGCTCGGGCTTCCTGAGCGGCGCCGAGGTGTTTGTGTCGGCGGCGGGCCAGTGGAGCGAGCTGCCCGCCATGAACACGCGACGCAGTCGGGTCTCGCTGGTCGCCACGGCGGGCCGCCTGTACGCCGTGGGGGGATACGACGGCCAGTCCAACCTCAGCTCGGTGGAGACGTACACCCCCGAAACGGAGCGCTGGAGCTTCATGACGCCCATGCTCTGCCACGAGGGGGGGGTGGGCGTCGGCTGCATCCCGCTGCAGCCCGCCTAA
- the klhl18 gene encoding kelch-like protein 18 isoform X2, translated as MQGMDPSALEALINFAYSGHVAIDQQNVQSLLIGSSFLQLQNVKDACCSFLQERLHPKNCLGVRQFAETMMCTTLYDSASSFLHQHFLDVCMSEEFLSLRTDELLELVGCDELNIKAEEQVFEAVLAWVHHDRDVRESLLPELLSKIRLPLCRPQFLSDRVQTDELVRCCHKCRDLVDEAKDFHLMPERRPHLPAFKTRQRCCTTITGLIYAVGGLNSSGDSLNVVEVFDPIGNFWERCQPMRTARSRVGVAVVNGLLYAIGGYDGQSRLSTVEVYNPETDSWARVSSMNSQRSAMGTVVIDGHIYVCGGYDGKSSLNSVESYSPETDRWTVVTEMSASRSAAGVTVFDGRIFVSGGHDGLQIFNTVESYNHHTNRWHPAAAMMNKRCRHGAAALGSSMYVVGGYDGSGFLSGAEVFVSAAGQWSELPAMNTRRSRVSLVATAGRLYAVGGYDGQSNLSSVETYTPETERWSFMTPMLCHEGGVGVGCIPLQPA; from the exons ATGCAGGGCATGGACCCCAG CGCTCTGGAGGCTCTCATCAACTTTGCGTACAGCGGCCATGTTGCGATCGACCAGCAGAACGTGCAGTCTCTTCTGATTGGCTCGAGCTTTCTGCAGCTGCAGAACGTCAAAGATGCCTGCTGCTCCTTCCTGCAGGAGAG GTTACATCCAAAGAACTGTCTGGGCGTGCGTCAGTTTGCAGAGACGATGATGTGTACAACTCTGTATGACTCAGCCAGCAGCTTCCTGCATCAGCACTTCCTGgatgtctgtatgtctgaagAGTTTCTGTCTCTGAGGACGGACGAGCTGCTGGAGCTGGTCGGCTGTGACGAACTCAACATTAAAGCAGAGGAACAG GTGTTTGAGGCCGTGCTGGCCTGGGTTCATCATGACCGAGACGTGAGGGAGTCGCTGCTGCCGGAGCTGCTGTCAAAGATCAGACTTCCTCTGTGTCGCCCTCAGTTCCTGTCGGACCGAGTCCAGACCGACGAACTCGTACGCTGCTGCCATAAATGCAG aGATCTGGTGGACGAAGCCAAAGATTTCCACCTGATGCCGGAGCGTCGTCCTCACCTGCCGGCCTTCAAAACCAGACAGAGATGCTGCACAACCATCACGGGACTCATCTACGCTGTGGGGGGACTCAACAGCTCAG GTGACTCTTTAAACGTGGTAGAAGTGTTTGATCCGATCGGGAACTTCTGGGAGCGCTGTCAGCCAATGAGGACGGCTCGCAGCAGAGTGGGCGTGGCTGTGGTCAACGGGCTGCTGTACGCCATCGGAGGATACGACGGCCAATCACGACTCAGCACGGTGGAGGTTTACAACCCGGAGACGGACAGCTGGGCGCGCGTATCCAGCATGAACAGCCAGCGCAG TGCCATGGGAACGGTTGTGATTGACGGACACATCTACGTTTGCGGTGGCTACGACGGGAAATCCTCTCTGAACTCTGTGGAGAGTTACTCCCCAGAGACGGACCG GTGGACGGTGGTGACGGAGATGAGTGCCAGTCGCAGCGCTGCTGGTGTGACTGTGTTTGATGGACGCATCTTTGTCTCTGGCGGCCATGACGGTTTACAGATCTTCAACACG GTGGAGTCCTACAACCACCACACTAACCGCTGGCACCCGGCGGCGGCCATGATGAACAAGCGCTGCAGGCACGGCGCGGCGGCGCTGGGCAGCAGCATGTACGTGGTGGGGGGGTACGACGGCTCGGGCTTCCTGAGCGGCGCCGAGGTGTTTGTGTCGGCGGCGGGCCAGTGGAGCGAGCTGCCCGCCATGAACACGCGACGCAGTCGGGTCTCGCTGGTCGCCACGGCGGGCCGCCTGTACGCCGTGGGGGGATACGACGGCCAGTCCAACCTCAGCTCGGTGGAGACGTACACCCCCGAAACGGAGCGCTGGAGCTTCATGACGCCCATGCTCTGCCACGAGGGGGGGGTGGGCGTCGGCTGCATCCCGCTGCAGCCCGCCTAA